In Eupeodes corollae chromosome 3, idEupCoro1.1, whole genome shotgun sequence, a single genomic region encodes these proteins:
- the LOC129949986 gene encoding juvenile hormone epoxide hydrolase 2-like — protein MIKKLILINVRIIVAITVLSASILLYQYIAQPLVLPKFNTTKYWGPGDGNTYIEDKRIRPLKILYDRDTINELRRSLDRPLDLQNPLEEAGFQYGFNSRLMRPLIDYWKSIYLPKWKVRQDYLNQFKHFMTQVNGLHIHFIHEHPHELPPEVGYIRIPVLLLHGWPGSIREFYGFIPKLLTYSDDHIYGFEVVAPSLVGFGFSSSSSKKGFTTYEMAIVMRNLMLRLGYNRFIVHGGDWGSVIGSQMATMFPENVIGFHTNLCVMQTPLALFKTMIASIYPPLFVRKQHEPYHFPITEKFKWLIEESGYFFLQATKPDTIGIALAANPVGLAAYILEKFSTGTNIQHRNLDDGGLFDMSIDLDAMLDNIMIYYLGNKIMSSMRFYAESMSRIQSKYQFDRVPTDVPMGCIRFKNDLPTPVDWALRDKYRNIIHVEYSDRGGHFAAMEVPDILYKDFIVFVRKLCNITDCSN, from the exons atgatcaaaaaacttattttaattaacgTTAGAATTATCGTCGCGATAACTGTGCTAAGTGCATCTATACTGTTATATCAATATATTGCCCAGCCTTTGGTTTTACCAAAATTCAATACCACCAAGTACTGGGGTCCCGGTGACGGGAATACTTACATCGAGGATAAAAGGATTAGGCCTCTCAAAATCCTTTATGATCGTGAT ACAATCAACGAACTTCGAAGAAGTCTCGATAGACCATTAGACCTTCAAAATCCCTTGGAAGAAGCTGGATTTCAGTATGGTTTCAATAGTCGACTTATGCGACCACTAATCGACTATTGGAAAAGTATTTATCTGCCAAAATGGAAGGTCCGACAGGACTATCTAAATCAGTTCAAACATTTCATGACACAAGTTAATGG CTTACACATTCACTTTATTCACGAACATCCTCATGAACTTCCACCTGAAGTTGGATACATTCGAATACCGGTACTACTTTTGCACGGATGGCCAGGATCAATAAGGGAGTTTTATGGTTTTATTCCGAAACTTCTAACCTATTCGGATGATCATATTTATGGTTTTGAAGTTGTTGCACCAAGTTTGGTTGGGTTTGGATTTTCATCG tcGTCGTCCAAAAAAGGCTTCACCACCTATGAAATGGCCATTGTTATGCGTAATCTCATGCTTCGCCTGGGCTATAATCGGTTCATTGTGCACGGAGGCGATTGGGGATCAGTAATCGGAAGTCAAATGGCCACCATGTTTCCCGAAAACGTCATTGGCTTCCACACCAATTTGTGTGTAATGCAAACTCCTCTAGCATTATTCAAAACCATGATAGCCAGTATTTATCCGCCACTTTTCGTTCGCAAACAACATGAACCCTATCACTTTCCAATCACTGAGAAATTCAAATGGCTAATCGAAGAAAGTGGTTACTTCTTTTTGCAAGCAACCAAACCCGATACAATTGGTATTGCATTGGCAGCAAATCCTGTGGGATTAGCAGCGTACATTTTGGAGAAATTCTCAACTGGAACAAATATTCAGCATCGGAATTTAGACGATGGAGGATTATTCGATATGTCCATTGATCTGGATGCAATGTTGGACAATATTATGATTTACTATTTGGGCAATAAGATTATGTCAAGCATGAGATTTTATGCTGAATCAATGTCTCGAATACAATCGAAATATCAGTTTGATAGAGTTCCAACGGATGTTCCGATGGGATGTATTCGCTTTAAGAATGATCTTCCGACGCCTGTTGATTGGGCGCTGCGAGATAAATATCGAAACATCATTCATGTAGAGTACTCGGATCGTGGAGGACATTTTGCAGCAATGGAAGTGCCTGATATACTTTATAAAGACTTTATTGTATTTGTGAGGAAATTGTGTAACATTACAGACTGTTCAAACTAA